GCGTCAAGCGTGGATTCCGGCAGCCCCGCCGTCCGGAACACGGATCGAGCCATCGCCACACCGCCGGCCATCTCGTGCAGCCGCGGCATGCAGGCTTGTTCGAACATCGGTTTCAGTTCGGACGGAGGGCCCGGCAACAGAATGACATGATTTTTTTCAGCGTTTACCCAGAGACCGGGAGCTGTTCCGTGATGGTTCTCCAGGATATCGGAGCCCGTCAGCACGAGTGCCTGGCGCGCGTTGTTGGCGGGCATTTCGACCCCGCGCGCCTTGAAGCGGCGCTGCAGTCTCGCCAGGATGTCGTCGTTGAGTACGAGTTGCCGCTGCAGAACGCGGGCGATGACTTTTCTGGTGACGTCATCTTCGGTCGGGCCCAGCCCGCCGATCGTAATAAGAACAGGCGTGCGCGCCAGAGAATTCCGCACGGCGGACTCGATATAAGTCTCGTCGTCGCCGACAATCGTCTTCATCACCACGGGGATTCCCACCGCGTTGAGCTGTTCGGTTAAAAACAGGGAATTAGTGTCCTTGAAACGCGGCGTCAAAAGCTCGGAACCGATCGCGATGATTTCAGCAGAGACCATGATTAAGGTAATGGCTTTCCGGTGACGCCGAGGCGTACCCGGTATAGCGAACCCGAGTCGACCACCATCAACCCGTCCTGCAGATCGAAAGCCAGGCCCACGAGGCTGAGGCCCGCCACTACGAGTTCCGGTTTCTTCGGATCGCGGAAACGGAAGATACCACGGCGCCCCCGGTATGAGGCCACCCCGTAGAGATGGCCCTCGATATCGAAGGCGAGGCCCTGTGGCCTGCCGAGGCCGGTGAAAAAGCGTTCCACCGCGCCGCTCGGGGAAATCCGGTAAATGGAATCGAAGCTCGATGTCGTGGGACCCGTGACGTAAAGATAATCATCGAAACCGAACGCCAGATGATAGGCCGCGATGCTCGGCTCGAGCGTCGCAAAAACGAAGACTTCCTTCGAGGCATTGATCTTGAAGATGCTGCCGCTTCGATCCCCTACATAAAGGTTGGCGTCATGATCGAAGGCAATGCCGGTGGCGATTCCCATCCCTTCGATGAACATCTCCGTACGGCCCGAACGGTCGACATGATAGACATTGCCTTCAAACCGGCTGGAGACGTAGAGCTCACCGTTCAGGTTGAACGCCAGGCCGGTCGCATTCATGATGTCCGTGACAAACGAAGTTACGGCGCCTTTCGGCGTCACCTTGTAGATCGATACCGGAGTTTTCTGGCCTCGCCTGCCGCTGTAGGTCGCGTAGATATTGCCGTCGCCATCGATGGCCGGATTGGCCACCGGGTGAAGGTTTGAGGCGATCTTTTTTCCGATCTCGTAAGGAAAGGGCCTGCTCGTGTCGCCGTTGGTGGCGACTACCAGTTCCGAGGTTCCGAGTTCGGCCGAGTGTTCGGGGACCTTCGCAATGATCTGCGCGCTCGACGCCATGGTGATCTGAGCGGAAAAATCGCCGAACCGGACTTGAGGCTGAGATGTTCCTGCCAGTTCCCGGCCGGAATACTCGATCACGACCTCGCCTCCGGGCAGCGCGGCCCTGGGCATGACGTTCTTGATGGTGATGTCCGCCATTTTATCGATTATCCAACGAATATGCGACGAATCAGTGTCAGTAGTGCAAGCGCATACAACCCTGCACCCACATCGTCAGCGACCACGCCCAGCCCGCCTTTCAATCGTTCGAGGCGCCGGATTGGAAAGGGTTTCACGATATCGAATAACCGAAAGAGCCCGAATCCCAGCAAAACATAAAATGCCGAAAGTTGATATCTGCCGGCGGCGATTGCGAACGTGATCATCTGCCCAACAACTTCATCAATGACAATCCGCTGAGCATCATGTCCCCACAGATGTTCAACGCGTGACGAAGCCCAGATGCCGACGATGAAGAGAAAAATTATAGCATGCGGATAATAAGCGCCGGCATGCATCGCTTCGATCAGAAGATATACCGCGACGCCGACAATGGACCCGGCGGTGCCGGGAGCTTTAGGCGCAAAGCCTGCGCCGCCGGCGGTTGCAATGCAGATTGCAGCCCAATCAGTCCTCGTCTTCGCGATTTCCATTGGAAAAGTGGGTCTCTTCAGGCGGCCTTTCTTTCGTAGGAAGCCGAAATTCTCCGCCGGCCCACTTACCCAGATCGATGAGCTTGCAGCGTTCACTGCAGAACGGACGGTAAGGATTGGCCGTGTATTCGGTTTCTTTGTTGCAGGTCGGACACTTCATTCGCCGTCTCGATCAAATGATCTTTCCGATCAGATCGTACTCGAGGCTGTCAGTGATTTCGACATCATAGAACCCGCCGGGTGTTACCTGTTTATCGCCGGTATCGTTGATCAAAACGTGTCCATCGATTTCCGGGGCCTGCGTTTGCATTCGGCCCTGCAGCAGCAGATCGGATTCATCGGATGCGCCGTCCAATAAAACTTCAACCGTTCTTCCGACCATCCCGGTCAGTTTCTTCCTGGAAATCTTCGATTGTTCCTTCATTAAAGTGTTGCGCCGGCGTGCCGCAACCGCGCGCGTTACTTTCGAATCGAGATCGAATGCGCCGGTTCCTTCTTCGTCGGAATAGAGGAATACGCCGACGTTATCGAAGCCGACATTCCGGGTGAACGTCCGCACTTCCTGGAAATCCTGTTCGCTTTCGCCGGGGAAGCCGACGATAAAAGACGTGCGAAGGCCGGCATCCGGCATGATCCTTCGGATGCTCCCGATTTGCCGTTCGTAAGCTTCCCGGTGCCCGCCACGCTTCATCCGTTCGAGAACCGGGCGGCTTGCGTGCTGATAGGGAATGTCGAAGTACTTGCAGAGGCGTTTCTCCTCTGCGACAAGCTGCACGAGTTCGTCCGAAACCATGTTTGGGTAGCAGTACAGAAACCGGACCCACTTCAGCCCGTCGATTTTGACGAGTTGCCGGAGCAGTTCGGTGATTCCGTTCGGCATCCCGAGATCCTTCCCGTAAGCCATGGTGTCCTGAGACACGATGACCAGTTCACGTACGCCCTGCTCCGCAAGCCTGCGGGCTTCGGCGATCAGGTCGGAGGTTGTCCGGCTCCGGAAGCGGCCGCGGAAGCCCGGGATCGCGCAAAATGTGCAAACGTGATCGCAGCCTTCGGAGATCTTCAAATACGCCATGTGCGCGGGCGTCGTCAGCATGCGCGGAATCGTCGGGATTTCCTTCGATGAATACAGGGCGTCGATCGTGACGGAAGGTGCAGCAGCGGAAGACTCCAGTTGGACCGCTTCAAGAATGCGCCCCAGTTCGTCGGGTCCGAAAATGAAATCGATTTCCGGAATCTCTTTCTGAATCTCGCTTCGATAACGTTCCGCAAGACAACCGGCCACGACCAGTTTTTTGCAGTTACCGCTGTTTTTGAGTTCCGCCATCTCGAGGATGGTGTCGATGGACTCTTTTTTTGCGCTGTCGATGAAGCCGCAGGTGTTCACGACAATGACGTCCGCATCTTCTTTTTGAGGAGTGATGGAGTAGCCTTGCCGGGCAAGCGTCCCGAGCATGACTTCACTATCCACCAGGTTTTTAGGACAGCCGAGGCTGACAAACCCGATCTTCGGCGTTTTTTGATCCGGCATGTTTAGTTACTGACTGTTGGCGCCTTATTGGCGCGGCGGACGCTCATGGACTCGCTTTAAATCCTTGTCCAGGAGGTCGATTCCACGATCGAGCAGCGAGCGTACCGCAAGAAGCCCCTCTTTTTGAGCGTTGACCAGGTGCTCGGCCGTCCTGCGCGGAAAGAGCCCAAGGACTTTGTCCGTGACGGTATTGCGCCAATCCCACACTTGATCGCTCAACCTGGCGTCCTGCTCTTTCGCTTCTTCGGCCATGTTCCCAATTGTACCAGAAAGGGGGAACGCGGGCATAAAGCCCGCGGTTACAGGATTCGTCCCGCTTTACGGGCGCGGCGGACGCGGAAAGGATATCGCTGCGGGTTCGGCAGGAGAAATACCAGTGTGATCAGCCAGAAACTGAAGAGCAGGCCGAGTGCGAGCAGCAGGAGGCTGCCGATTTTCAGATAGAGAATACTTGTCACGACAGCGAGCCCGACCCCGGATATGGTCATCACGACACGGCGGAACAGATGGGATATGAATTTTTCCAGGCCGTCCATATCCGCGGGGTGAATCCGGATGCGCAGCTGTTCGCGTCCGGCGCGGGCGAAGACGTTCTCCATGTCCTTGAGCAGGGTGTAGAGAGCGAGTCCTTCTTTCGTTATCGTGTCCTTGACCGTCGGCCATACCGAGGGGCCAAGCGAGCGCTCGAGAATCTTTTTATAGATCGGAATCGCCGTAGTCAGGCTGTTGAAATGCGGATCATAAGCGATCCCAAGGCCCTCAATAAGGACCGCGGTGCGCAGGATGTAAACCAGGTTGGACGGCAATCGCAAAGGGAAGCGGTAAAACGTATTCACGATGTGGAACGAAAGCTCCTGAATCTGCCGCTGCGTCAGGCGTTTGTCGAGATGAATAGAGATGATGGAGTGCGCCGCTTCACTGAGGGTCGACGGGCTGACGTCGGTTTCGAGCATGTCCAGCTTGTAAGCAGCATCGATGACGCCGTCGACGTCGCTCCGGACCGCCGCAATCACAGCGCGGACAAGTTCCTGCCGGAATTCCGGCGTGATCTCGACGACCATTCCATAGTCCAGCAGAACGATTCGCGCGTCGGGCTGCACCAGAATGTTTCCGGGGTGCGGATCGGCGTGGAAAAGACCGTGAATCAGAAGCTGGCCGCCGTAAAACTCGATAAGGTTCTCGATCATCTTGCGCGTGTCGATCTTGTGACGAACGATTTCCTGTGTTTCGTCGATACGAAAACCCTCACAGAACTCCATGACCAGCACGCGTGTCGTCGTAACCTCTCTGTAGACCTTGGGAATGATGACGAAACTGCTGTCGCGGTAAAGCTCGGCAAAACGCTCCACGTTGTCCGCTTCGTGCAGAAAATCCATTTCCTCGGCAATCACTCTTGAGAATTCGTCGATGATGGTGCGGGTCGACCGGATGATGTGGTGATCGATAAACTGCTCGAGAATGAACACTAGGTTTTGAACAACCCGGATATCCGTCGCCACCAGCTCTTCGACGCCGGGGCGAAGCACTTTGACAATGACCTCCTGTCCGCGATACCGCGCCCGATGGACCTGTCCTAAAGAAGCTGCAGCCAGCGCTTCGCCCTGAAATGATTCGAAAACGTCATCAATCCGCTGTTTCAACTCCGATTCGATTCGTTTCCGGACTTCGGGGGTGGGGAAAGGAGGTACGCGGTCGTGAAGATTGGCGAACTCTTCCACGTAAATGGGCGGGACGATGTCGGCGCGAATGCCGAAAACCTGGGCGAGCTTGATGAAGCTTGGGCCCAGCGATGCGATCGTTCGAGTGAGCCGTCTGGCGCGGGCGCGGTGCGCATCGTCGCTTTGAAAGCGCGGCGGCCCGGCAAGAATCCACCGCCGCCTGTCGCGCAGGAATGCAAGCAGGAATGGCGAGAGCCGGTACCAGACGACGAAGATTCGGAGAATCATTAATAATGGCCTGACCGGCTATCCGCGGGCGCTTCGAAGCTTCCGTACGGATTCCTCCAGGAGCGCAAAATCCGCAGCGGAAACGGACAGCCGCCCGTATTTCGCCTTTTCAAAAATCTCCAGCGATCCAGTCAGAATAGATCTCCCCTGGGAATCGGGCAAATCGAATATCCATTCACGCCAGGTTTCCGTGGCGCGCCGCTGGGGTGACCGGCGGCCGGCAATTTTTGCCGCCCGATAGAACAGTTGCTCCACGACCTCCTCGTTCACCGCGCCGCGCCCCCGCCGGAGCCGCCAGATCTGCAGCTGAGTACGCAGAGCGCGCCGCTGTTTGAAGGCGGCACCGGCGAGAATGCCGAGGACCGCTACCACCCAGAAAGCCGGCATCTGCATAACCCTCGTGATCGACGCGGCCGACCGGTCCGAAAATCTCTGCCCTTGAACCATCCACTGGTCCGATTTGTCGCGGAGTGTCGTTTGCAGGGATTGGATGCGGTCTTGAGCGCTGCGAAAGAGCTGCAGTTGAGTGTTGGAGTCGTAAACAATCACATATGAGTTCCAGAAAAACTCCATCGCATCGAAATATTGGGCCATTTGCCGGGCGAGATTCAGATCGGGATGATTCGGATCCGGCGGCGTCGGATCGAATTCCACCCAGCCATGCCCCGGAACATATACCTCGACCCAGCTGTGTGCATCCGATTCGCGAATGATATAGTCCTGTCCGACCGGGTTGTATTCACCCATCAG
The genomic region above belongs to Terriglobia bacterium and contains:
- a CDS encoding IPT/TIG domain-containing protein; translated protein: MADITIKNVMPRAALPGGEVVIEYSGRELAGTSQPQVRFGDFSAQITMASSAQIIAKVPEHSAELGTSELVVATNGDTSRPFPYEIGKKIASNLHPVANPAIDGDGNIYATYSGRRGQKTPVSIYKVTPKGAVTSFVTDIMNATGLAFNLNGELYVSSRFEGNVYHVDRSGRTEMFIEGMGIATGIAFDHDANLYVGDRSGSIFKINASKEVFVFATLEPSIAAYHLAFGFDDYLYVTGPTTSSFDSIYRISPSGAVERFFTGLGRPQGLAFDIEGHLYGVASYRGRRGIFRFRDPKKPELVVAGLSLVGLAFDLQDGLMVVDSGSLYRVRLGVTGKPLP
- a CDS encoding phosphatidylglycerophosphatase A, coding for MEIAKTRTDWAAICIATAGGAGFAPKAPGTAGSIVGVAVYLLIEAMHAGAYYPHAIIFLFIVGIWASSRVEHLWGHDAQRIVIDEVVGQMITFAIAAGRYQLSAFYVLLGFGLFRLFDIVKPFPIRRLERLKGGLGVVADDVGAGLYALALLTLIRRIFVG
- a CDS encoding DNA gyrase inhibitor YacG, encoding MKCPTCNKETEYTANPYRPFCSERCKLIDLGKWAGGEFRLPTKERPPEETHFSNGNREDED
- the rimO gene encoding 30S ribosomal protein S12 methylthiotransferase RimO, giving the protein MPDQKTPKIGFVSLGCPKNLVDSEVMLGTLARQGYSITPQKEDADVIVVNTCGFIDSAKKESIDTILEMAELKNSGNCKKLVVAGCLAERYRSEIQKEIPEIDFIFGPDELGRILEAVQLESSAAAPSVTIDALYSSKEIPTIPRMLTTPAHMAYLKISEGCDHVCTFCAIPGFRGRFRSRTTSDLIAEARRLAEQGVRELVIVSQDTMAYGKDLGMPNGITELLRQLVKIDGLKWVRFLYCYPNMVSDELVQLVAEEKRLCKYFDIPYQHASRPVLERMKRGGHREAYERQIGSIRRIMPDAGLRTSFIVGFPGESEQDFQEVRTFTRNVGFDNVGVFLYSDEEGTGAFDLDSKVTRAVAARRRNTLMKEQSKISRKKLTGMVGRTVEVLLDGASDESDLLLQGRMQTQAPEIDGHVLINDTGDKQVTPGGFYDVEITDSLEYDLIGKII
- a CDS encoding AarF/UbiB family protein; translated protein: MILRIFVVWYRLSPFLLAFLRDRRRWILAGPPRFQSDDAHRARARRLTRTIASLGPSFIKLAQVFGIRADIVPPIYVEEFANLHDRVPPFPTPEVRKRIESELKQRIDDVFESFQGEALAAASLGQVHRARYRGQEVIVKVLRPGVEELVATDIRVVQNLVFILEQFIDHHIIRSTRTIIDEFSRVIAEEMDFLHEADNVERFAELYRDSSFVIIPKVYREVTTTRVLVMEFCEGFRIDETQEIVRHKIDTRKMIENLIEFYGGQLLIHGLFHADPHPGNILVQPDARIVLLDYGMVVEITPEFRQELVRAVIAAVRSDVDGVIDAAYKLDMLETDVSPSTLSEAAHSIISIHLDKRLTQRQIQELSFHIVNTFYRFPLRLPSNLVYILRTAVLIEGLGIAYDPHFNSLTTAIPIYKKILERSLGPSVWPTVKDTITKEGLALYTLLKDMENVFARAGREQLRIRIHPADMDGLEKFISHLFRRVVMTISGVGLAVVTSILYLKIGSLLLLALGLLFSFWLITLVFLLPNPQRYPFRVRRARKAGRIL